The proteins below are encoded in one region of Micromonospora pisi:
- a CDS encoding DUF6458 family protein yields the protein MGVGSGIFLIALGAIMTFAIRANIWWLDLRAVGWVFMLAGLAVLLTTLWYWQTSKKKARTLIVEENRLSHPTAMMPPPPDPPPPQAPPS from the coding sequence ATGGGCGTCGGTAGCGGCATATTTCTGATCGCACTGGGAGCCATCATGACGTTCGCCATCAGGGCGAACATCTGGTGGCTGGACCTACGCGCGGTCGGCTGGGTGTTCATGCTCGCCGGCCTGGCCGTCCTGTTGACCACACTCTGGTACTGGCAAACCAGCAAAAAGAAGGCTCGTACCCTGATCGTGGAGGAGAACCGGCTGTCGCATCCGACGGCGATGATGCCACCGCCACCGGATCCGCCACCTCCGCAGGCCCCGCCCTCCTGA
- a CDS encoding acyl-CoA dehydrogenase: MTHYKSNIRDLEFNLFEVFGADKAFGQEPYTDFDVDTARSILAEVGRLAREDLAASYVEGDRNPPVFEPATHTAPLPAAFKKSYQSLMDSEFWRMDLPAELDGSNAPRALWWSLAELILGANAPIWMYASGPSFAHTLYVEGNERQRGWAKLFIEKQWGSSMVLTEPDAGSDVGAGRTRAIPQPDGSWHLEGVKRFITSGEHDLTDNIVHYVLARPVGVEGVGGPGTKGLSLFVVPKFHFDEETGELGERNGVFATNVEHKMGIKVSNTCELTFGEHGVPAKGWLLGDVHDGIRQMFLIIEYARMMVGTKAIATLSTGYLNALEYAKNRAQGADLLATDRNAPRVTITHHPDVRRSLLLQKSYAEGLRALVCYTASWQDKVKLAETAGDEAGVKQAKRVNDLLLPLVKGCGSERAYELLGHESLQTFGGSGFLQDYPLEQYVRDAKIDTLYEGTTAIQSLDLFFRKIVRDNGRALMVVASEIQEFITAEGGNGQLKEERLALGRALTEVQTILATMTGWLGEAQAGEPRALYKAGLNSRRLLLAVGDLVVGWLLQRQAEVALRALGGEVSEADRSFYTGKVAAARFFAHEVLPRIGADRRIIESTNLDVMDLPEEAF; this comes from the coding sequence ATGACCCACTACAAGAGCAACATCCGGGATCTGGAGTTCAACCTCTTCGAGGTCTTCGGTGCGGATAAGGCATTCGGCCAGGAGCCGTACACCGATTTCGACGTCGACACGGCCCGCAGCATCCTCGCCGAGGTCGGCCGACTGGCTCGCGAGGATCTCGCCGCGAGCTACGTCGAGGGCGACCGCAACCCGCCGGTCTTCGAACCGGCCACCCACACGGCGCCGCTCCCCGCCGCCTTCAAGAAGTCCTACCAGTCCCTGATGGACTCCGAGTTCTGGCGGATGGACCTCCCGGCCGAGCTTGACGGCAGCAACGCGCCCCGGGCGCTCTGGTGGTCGCTGGCCGAGCTGATCCTCGGTGCGAACGCGCCGATCTGGATGTACGCCTCCGGCCCCTCCTTCGCGCACACCCTCTATGTCGAGGGCAACGAGCGGCAGCGCGGCTGGGCCAAGCTCTTCATCGAGAAGCAGTGGGGCTCCTCGATGGTGCTGACCGAACCCGACGCCGGCTCCGACGTCGGCGCCGGCCGGACCCGGGCGATCCCGCAGCCGGACGGCTCGTGGCACCTGGAGGGGGTCAAGCGCTTCATCACCTCCGGCGAGCACGACCTCACCGACAACATCGTCCACTATGTGCTGGCCCGGCCGGTCGGCGTCGAGGGTGTCGGCGGTCCGGGTACCAAGGGCCTCTCCCTCTTTGTCGTGCCGAAGTTCCATTTCGACGAGGAGACCGGTGAGCTCGGCGAGCGTAACGGCGTCTTCGCCACCAACGTCGAGCACAAGATGGGGATCAAGGTCTCCAACACCTGCGAGCTGACCTTCGGCGAGCACGGCGTACCGGCCAAGGGCTGGCTCCTGGGCGACGTGCACGACGGCATCCGGCAGATGTTCCTGATCATCGAGTACGCCCGGATGATGGTCGGCACCAAGGCGATCGCCACCCTCTCCACCGGCTACCTCAACGCGCTGGAGTACGCCAAGAACCGGGCTCAGGGTGCCGACCTGCTCGCCACCGATCGCAACGCCCCCCGGGTCACCATCACCCACCACCCGGACGTCCGTCGCTCGCTGCTGCTCCAGAAGTCGTACGCGGAGGGGCTGCGCGCCCTGGTCTGCTACACCGCCAGCTGGCAGGACAAGGTGAAGCTCGCCGAGACCGCCGGTGACGAGGCCGGCGTGAAGCAGGCGAAGCGGGTCAACGACCTGCTGCTCCCACTGGTCAAGGGCTGTGGTTCGGAGCGGGCGTACGAACTGCTCGGACACGAGTCGCTGCAGACCTTCGGAGGCTCGGGCTTCCTCCAGGACTACCCGCTGGAGCAGTACGTCCGAGACGCGAAGATCGACACCCTGTACGAGGGCACCACCGCGATCCAGAGTCTCGACCTCTTCTTCCGGAAGATCGTGAGGGACAACGGTCGGGCGCTGATGGTGGTGGCCTCCGAGATTCAGGAGTTCATCACCGCCGAGGGCGGCAACGGTCAGCTCAAGGAGGAGCGGCTGGCGCTGGGGCGGGCCCTCACCGAGGTGCAGACGATCCTCGCCACGATGACCGGTTGGCTGGGTGAGGCACAGGCGGGTGAGCCCCGGGCGCTCTACAAGGCCGGGCTCAACAGCCGCAGGTTGCTGCTGGCCGTCGGCGACCTGGTCGTCGGGTGGCTGCTTCAGCGGCAGGCGGAAGTGGCCCTGCGGGCCCTCGGCGGCGAGGTGTCGGAGGCGGACAGGTCCTTCTACACCGGCAAGGTCGCCGCGGCCCGGTTCTTCGCGCACGAGGTGCTGCCCCGGATCGGTGCCGACCGGCGCATCATCGAATCGACCAACCTTGACGTGATGGACCTGCCGGAAGAGGCGTTCTGA
- a CDS encoding 5-oxoprolinase subunit B family protein yields MWIRPVGARALLLECADSAEVETWRAELWRRREAGELVAVDIVPAARTVLVDGVPDAGEAAELVAGWTPRPAADSRDGDYLEVPTVYDGEDLSAVAELWQVDVDTAVARISGTELRVAFCGFAPGFAYLDGFPDGWAVPRLPSPRPRVPAGAVALAGPYAGIYPSASPGGWRLVGRTGMRLFDVHRDPPARLVPGTRVRLVPA; encoded by the coding sequence ATGTGGATCCGACCGGTCGGCGCCCGCGCACTGCTCCTCGAATGCGCGGACAGCGCCGAGGTGGAGACCTGGCGGGCCGAACTGTGGCGGCGGCGGGAGGCCGGCGAACTGGTCGCCGTCGACATCGTGCCGGCCGCCCGTACGGTGCTGGTCGACGGCGTACCCGACGCGGGCGAGGCGGCCGAACTGGTGGCCGGCTGGACACCGCGACCGGCCGCCGACTCCCGGGACGGCGACTACCTGGAGGTACCCACCGTGTACGACGGCGAGGACCTGTCCGCCGTGGCGGAACTCTGGCAGGTTGACGTCGACACGGCGGTGGCCCGGATCAGCGGCACCGAACTGCGGGTCGCCTTCTGTGGCTTCGCCCCCGGATTCGCCTACCTGGACGGATTCCCCGACGGCTGGGCGGTGCCCCGGCTGCCCAGTCCCAGGCCCCGCGTACCGGCCGGGGCGGTCGCCCTCGCCGGGCCGTACGCCGGGATCTACCCGAGCGCGTCACCAGGCGGTTGGCGGCTGGTCGGCCGGACCGGGATGCGGCTCTTCGACGTACACCGCGACCCGCCCGCCCGGCTCGTACCCGGCACCCGAGTCCGGCTGGTGCCAGCGTGA
- a CDS encoding septal ring lytic transglycosylase RlpA family protein, which yields MTEKHPLVRTFKSPAGLTASVALGVALAVGGTIGGIHLASSPATSTAPVADAAVPTLAPSSPATELPTLAPSVSASPSVSPQATRTPARASRGNTRAASPKPSVTKKPKPATTPVVGTGSCGASFYDQGQLTANGENFDPDSLTAAHLTLAFNTRVRVINPANGKSVVVRINDRGPYVDGRCLDLSRAAFAAIASTDLGAITVRYEILG from the coding sequence GTGACGGAGAAGCACCCCCTGGTTCGTACATTCAAGTCGCCGGCCGGCCTCACCGCCAGCGTCGCGCTGGGCGTGGCGCTCGCCGTCGGCGGCACCATCGGGGGCATCCACCTCGCCAGCAGTCCCGCGACGTCCACCGCCCCGGTCGCCGACGCTGCCGTACCGACCCTGGCGCCGAGCAGCCCGGCCACCGAGCTGCCCACGCTGGCCCCCTCGGTCAGCGCGTCGCCCTCGGTCAGCCCGCAGGCCACCCGGACCCCGGCCCGCGCCTCGCGCGGCAACACCCGGGCAGCCAGCCCGAAGCCGAGTGTGACCAAGAAGCCGAAGCCCGCGACGACGCCCGTGGTCGGCACCGGCAGCTGCGGAGCCTCCTTCTACGACCAGGGACAGTTGACCGCGAACGGGGAGAACTTCGACCCGGACTCGCTCACCGCCGCGCACCTGACGCTCGCCTTCAACACCCGGGTACGGGTGATCAACCCGGCCAACGGCAAGTCGGTGGTGGTACGGATCAACGACCGTGGCCCGTACGTCGACGGCCGCTGCCTCGACCTGTCCCGGGCCGCGTTCGCGGCGATCGCCTCCACCGACCTCGGTGCGATCACCGTGCGGTACGAGATTCTCGGGTGA
- a CDS encoding PP2C family protein-serine/threonine phosphatase, with protein MLFRVPMQFLPTGRRPLSSGSRAGLGAALVLLALVSAIELADGSRADHIGLLVAAPFLAAAFASWRVVLGVGAAATGIGAAFTLSAKNVELGNVVNVGGVALFIGVAAAVAAVRQRQAEQIAELSKLAAVAQQAVLRPLGPQVGSLAVAARYISSTAAAEIGGDLYEVIDTPYGVRMLIGDVRGKGLDAVRLASIVLGSYRHVAYERADLRAIVADLDRAVARSVGDEDFVTAALVEERGGTLTIVNCGHPAPLLLRRGEVIPLEPPSPAPPLGFMPVVRPRVERLEPGDRLLLFTDGLGEARREGEFFPTEDRAWQLLGHGTVADGLASLETALVEWVHGRLDDDIALVLMEYSGPRPVTTVPVPSWEVGASDG; from the coding sequence ATGCTGTTCCGCGTACCCATGCAATTTTTGCCGACGGGCCGCCGCCCGCTGAGTTCTGGTTCCCGCGCCGGTCTCGGCGCGGCCCTTGTGCTGCTCGCACTCGTCTCCGCGATCGAACTGGCCGACGGTAGCCGGGCCGACCATATCGGACTGCTTGTCGCGGCACCGTTCCTCGCCGCCGCGTTCGCCTCCTGGCGGGTGGTGCTCGGGGTGGGTGCGGCGGCGACGGGCATCGGGGCGGCGTTCACCCTGAGCGCCAAGAACGTCGAGCTGGGCAACGTGGTCAACGTCGGCGGGGTGGCGCTCTTCATCGGGGTCGCGGCGGCGGTGGCGGCGGTCCGTCAGCGGCAGGCCGAGCAGATCGCCGAGTTGTCGAAGCTGGCGGCCGTGGCGCAGCAGGCCGTACTCCGTCCGCTCGGGCCGCAGGTCGGCTCGCTCGCCGTCGCAGCCCGCTACATCTCCTCGACCGCCGCCGCCGAGATCGGCGGTGACCTGTACGAGGTGATCGACACGCCCTACGGCGTACGGATGCTGATCGGTGACGTACGCGGCAAGGGGCTGGACGCGGTCCGGCTCGCCAGCATCGTGCTCGGTTCCTACCGGCACGTCGCGTACGAGCGCGCCGACCTGCGGGCGATCGTCGCCGACCTGGACCGGGCGGTGGCCCGCAGCGTCGGTGACGAGGACTTCGTCACCGCCGCGCTGGTCGAGGAGCGGGGCGGCACCCTCACCATCGTCAACTGTGGTCACCCTGCTCCGCTGCTGCTGCGGCGGGGGGAGGTGATCCCGCTGGAGCCGCCGTCGCCGGCCCCGCCGCTGGGCTTCATGCCGGTGGTCCGGCCCCGGGTCGAGCGGCTCGAACCGGGCGACCGGCTGCTGCTTTTCACCGATGGGCTCGGCGAGGCGCGGCGGGAGGGCGAGTTCTTCCCGACCGAGGACCGGGCCTGGCAGTTGCTCGGGCACGGCACGGTCGCGGACGGGCTGGCCTCGTTGGAGACCGCGCTGGTCGAGTGGGTGCACGGCCGGCTGGACGACGACATCGCCCTGGTGCTGATGGAGTACTCCGGCCCCCGTCCGGTAACCACCGTGCCCGTACCGAGTTGGGAAGTCGGCGCCTCCGACGGCTGA
- the trhA gene encoding PAQR family membrane homeostasis protein TrhA translates to MTTSASPRIKPVDIGKPRMRGWLHTYAFFVALACGVVLCWLAATRPGWAPLVSCAIYSVTVCGLFGTSALYHRRVWTERGFQVMRRLDHSMIFVFIAGTYTPFCVLLLPTRSATILLSIVWAGALAGVAVKLVWPHAPRWVSAPLYLGLGWVAVAVLPDILRYGGVTALVLMLAGGVAYSVGAVFYALRRPNPWPTVFGHHEFFHACTLIAAICHHVAIYFALFA, encoded by the coding sequence GTGACCACCTCGGCCTCGCCCCGGATCAAACCGGTCGACATCGGCAAGCCCCGAATGCGGGGTTGGCTGCACACCTACGCGTTCTTCGTCGCGCTCGCCTGCGGCGTCGTACTCTGCTGGCTCGCCGCCACCCGCCCCGGGTGGGCACCGCTGGTGAGCTGCGCCATCTACAGCGTCACCGTCTGTGGGCTCTTCGGCACCAGCGCGCTCTACCACCGTCGTGTGTGGACGGAACGCGGTTTCCAGGTCATGCGACGACTCGACCATTCGATGATCTTCGTCTTCATCGCCGGCACGTACACGCCCTTCTGCGTACTGCTGCTGCCGACCCGGAGCGCGACCATCCTGCTCTCGATCGTCTGGGCGGGTGCGCTGGCCGGGGTGGCGGTCAAGCTGGTCTGGCCGCACGCGCCACGCTGGGTCTCCGCCCCGCTCTACCTCGGCCTCGGCTGGGTCGCCGTGGCGGTGCTGCCCGACATCCTGCGGTACGGCGGAGTCACCGCGCTGGTGCTGATGCTCGCGGGCGGGGTGGCGTACAGCGTGGGTGCCGTCTTCTACGCGCTCCGCCGACCGAATCCGTGGCCCACCGTCTTCGGTCACCACGAGTTCTTCCATGCCTGCACGCTGATCGCGGCGATCTGCCACCACGTCGCGATCTACTTCGCCCTCTTCGCCTGA
- a CDS encoding SixA phosphatase family protein: MTKRVVLLRHAKAERPARIADFERPLTARGYADAGAAGAWLANAGHLPSAVICSPAKRTRQTWHGVALGMAETPVGRAGVEVQVGGGPVVSYEPGVYDGDASELLDLIRRVDPEMGVVLLIGHNPSISGLSQLLDPVHADPDGLRTSGIAVHRLSAERWTEIGPGRAPLDGAHTARS, from the coding sequence ATGACCAAGCGTGTGGTGCTGTTGCGGCACGCCAAGGCGGAACGGCCGGCCCGGATCGCGGACTTCGAGCGTCCGCTCACCGCCCGGGGGTACGCGGACGCGGGTGCGGCGGGGGCCTGGCTCGCAAACGCGGGTCACCTGCCGTCGGCGGTGATCTGCTCCCCGGCGAAGCGGACCCGCCAGACATGGCACGGAGTGGCCCTGGGCATGGCCGAGACCCCGGTCGGTAGGGCCGGGGTCGAGGTCCAGGTGGGCGGCGGCCCGGTGGTGAGTTACGAGCCCGGGGTGTACGACGGTGACGCGTCCGAGCTGCTCGACCTGATCCGAAGGGTCGACCCGGAAATGGGCGTGGTGCTGCTGATCGGCCACAATCCGAGCATTTCCGGCCTTTCACAGCTCCTGGACCCGGTACACGCCGATCCGGACGGGCTGCGTACCAGCGGGATCGCCGTGCACCGGCTCTCGGCCGAGAGGTGGACGGAAATCGGACCGGGTCGGGCACCGCTCGACGGGGCACACACCGCCCGAAGCTGA
- a CDS encoding phosphoribosyltransferase family protein yields MPAELSKRLADQFRWIDPGPASTHLVSDMSGWWRDPEILAEIGPALAALFRPEHPTLVIAPEVTGLMLGPLVATALGVGFLPAYKNTGDRRIAEPTTWATTPTDYRGRRLALGVRDRHLGPEDRVLVVDDWVASGAQVRALYQVVTARGGTPLGTAAIVADCPLDLARELRVRSLLDGRDLGP; encoded by the coding sequence ATGCCCGCTGAGCTGAGCAAACGGCTGGCCGACCAGTTCCGCTGGATCGATCCCGGACCCGCCAGCACCCACCTGGTCAGCGACATGTCCGGCTGGTGGCGCGATCCGGAAATACTCGCAGAAATCGGGCCAGCGCTCGCCGCTCTGTTCCGACCCGAGCACCCCACCCTCGTGATCGCCCCCGAGGTGACCGGGCTGATGCTCGGCCCACTGGTGGCGACCGCGCTCGGCGTCGGCTTCCTACCCGCCTACAAGAACACCGGCGACCGGCGGATCGCCGAGCCGACCACCTGGGCCACCACCCCGACGGATTACCGTGGTCGGCGGCTCGCCCTCGGCGTACGCGACCGGCACCTCGGCCCGGAGGACCGGGTCCTGGTCGTCGACGACTGGGTGGCCAGCGGCGCCCAGGTACGGGCCCTCTACCAGGTGGTCACCGCCCGGGGCGGCACCCCGCTCGGCACCGCCGCCATCGTCGCCGACTGCCCCCTGGATCTCGCCCGCGAACTGCGCGTACGGAGCCTGCTCGACGGACGTGACCTCGGACCGTAA
- a CDS encoding DUF6458 family protein, which yields MGIGGSIFLIAMGAIFAFAVDVELGWLDLSVVGWVLMLAGVVGLVMTAWLWRGRRRTVVSTPVQDTRVVPTVREDQVVEEYREVRRPGHPV from the coding sequence GTGGGTATCGGTGGAAGTATCTTCCTCATCGCGATGGGCGCAATCTTCGCGTTCGCGGTGGACGTCGAGCTCGGTTGGCTCGATCTCAGCGTTGTCGGCTGGGTCCTGATGCTCGCCGGCGTGGTCGGACTGGTCATGACCGCCTGGCTCTGGCGCGGCCGGCGACGTACGGTTGTCTCAACCCCGGTCCAGGACACCCGGGTCGTTCCGACGGTGCGCGAAGACCAGGTGGTCGAGGAGTACCGCGAGGTGCGGCGCCCGGGACATCCTGTCTGA
- a CDS encoding questin oxidase family protein produces MDTLDEAYRRLHRTGPEFEGWLSNHGPMAVEALVHHGHDAGVHRWLDSYLDRLDELPRGVNPIDDWRAALGDPKRTGDWLAYFARTVAETPWRTVLATWWPRLLPGIAASATHGVIRVGHAVRALRDHTTPDRVTELGQALAYWAARWQPVPGAGAAAGTSGVADASDRLPRVPCQDGGIRDRLTQLSDVPGWPTALAGLRPPTGPDDAPRLLAEVVHRASLDFLRFGHANPVMLVHTVTAPTAVLRTLPELAPELWLPSLDAAWSATAAVTAAYAPAGGATPPPITVDSAEEAFDRASRNGDEHVVKLADAVVDVYAGTGDRSALAAAVYAAQLI; encoded by the coding sequence ATCGACACGCTCGATGAGGCGTACCGCCGGCTGCACCGCACCGGACCGGAGTTCGAGGGCTGGCTCAGCAACCACGGCCCGATGGCCGTCGAGGCGCTCGTGCACCACGGCCACGACGCGGGAGTGCACCGCTGGCTCGACTCCTATCTGGACCGGCTCGACGAGCTACCGCGCGGCGTCAACCCGATCGACGACTGGCGGGCCGCGCTCGGCGACCCGAAACGCACCGGCGACTGGCTCGCCTACTTCGCCCGTACGGTGGCCGAGACGCCCTGGCGTACCGTGCTCGCCACCTGGTGGCCCCGGTTGCTGCCGGGCATCGCGGCCAGCGCCACCCACGGCGTCATCCGGGTCGGCCACGCGGTACGCGCGCTGCGCGACCACACCACACCGGATCGGGTCACCGAACTCGGCCAGGCGCTCGCCTACTGGGCCGCCCGCTGGCAACCCGTGCCCGGCGCCGGAGCGGCGGCGGGGACCAGTGGCGTCGCCGACGCGTCGGACCGACTGCCCCGGGTCCCGTGCCAGGACGGCGGCATCCGGGACCGGCTGACCCAACTTTCCGACGTACCGGGCTGGCCGACGGCACTCGCCGGACTGCGCCCGCCGACCGGACCGGACGACGCGCCACGACTGCTCGCCGAGGTGGTGCACCGGGCCAGCCTGGACTTCCTGCGCTTCGGCCACGCCAACCCGGTGATGCTGGTGCACACGGTGACCGCACCAACCGCGGTGCTGCGTACGCTGCCGGAACTGGCGCCGGAACTGTGGCTGCCGAGCCTGGACGCGGCCTGGTCCGCGACAGCCGCGGTCACCGCCGCGTACGCGCCGGCGGGTGGCGCGACGCCGCCACCGATCACCGTCGACTCGGCCGAGGAGGCGTTCGACCGGGCCAGCCGCAACGGCGACGAACACGTGGTCAAGCTCGCCGACGCGGTGGTCGACGTCTACGCGGGTACGGGCGACCGGAGTGCTCTCGCCGCCGCCGTCTACGCCGCCCAACTCATCTGA